Genomic window (Capsicum annuum cultivar UCD-10X-F1 unplaced genomic scaffold, UCD10Xv1.1 ctg28064, whole genome shotgun sequence):
ATAAACGTTTCAAAATCTCCAAAATTAAACTGGTTGTTCCTTCTTTTTCAGGTGGCTAGTAAAGAAAATCAATGGTATCAAAAGGTAATGTTAATGGACGACGTAAGAAAAGTAAGAAAGGAACTGATAATCATCTTCCTACAGCTCAATAtacactaccaccaccaccacctgttACCACAACTCTTTAACCAACTACTACTAATATTCCTCCCCCTCCTAGATGCACTATTTTACTACCAAATGCATTTTTCATGCCTCCACCTTTTGACCAGTTCCACCCCTCTTCATCCAAAAATAGTCTACATAGTAGCTCTTCATCTGTGCCTTCGACATCATCTGCACCAAGACTTTCTGGATTAAGAGTTGGAGGTCCTAACACGCCAACATCGCCATCCATTGATAGTACCACAACACCTAATGCTACAGCAGCTACTTCTCAGAATTttcaattatttacaatttaaagAGGTATTAGAATATGATAATGTTGGGAGGCTACGAATCGTCCCTTATCGTGATGGATAAGTAACACTTgtttccttaatttttaaaagcTAAGATGAtggtttaatataattttattgtagGTTCATTCCAGTATATGTCGGCAGGCATATGGTTATAGAAGCGATTAAACCATTTTTCAGTGAGCTGTGGAATAGTTGGTTAGAGATTTCATACGAAATTAGAATTGTTATGTGGAAACAGTTTATGGTATAAGAAGTTTTATAAGCTATGAATATGAACCTCATTGCCTAAAGATAGTTTTTCCATTGTATCCATCAACtcattttatgattttatattaaaTTGTTTTGCAGGCAAAGTGTTCATGGAGTGATTGTCATGCTAATGAAGTAGACCACATTTTTCAATTGAAAGCAGCTCTACGGGTCAAAGAACACTTGTATGAGGCCCGAAATAAATTGATATAACCTAGTTGGTTGAATGATGAAGTGTGGTCTAAGTTTTTGATATTATGGGACACTCCTGAATATAAGGCGAAGAGGGAACGGGGAAAGGCAAATCGAGCCTCTGAAATGGGTGGCTCGCTGCACACCGGAGGTTCGA
Coding sequences:
- the LOC124890970 gene encoding uncharacterized protein LOC124890970 (The sequence of the model RefSeq protein was modified relative to this genomic sequence to represent the inferred CDS: added 23 bases not found in genome assembly); the protein is MVNAVPRRLHWSLIIICVPDKEDQLGPVLLHLDSLKLHCSRTLFATIRKWLVKKINGIKRFIPVYVGRHMVIEAIKPFFSELWNSWLEISYEIRIVMWKQFMAKCSWSDCHANEVDHIFQLKAALRVKEHLYEARNKLI